Proteins encoded together in one Catenulispora sp. EB89 window:
- a CDS encoding GNAT family N-acetyltransferase: MPTKPTDPSAPSHVLDDPARASLLGTHARFAESVGAVLRYHPDVSIFVSLPPNPGEQDWRDAAKLLGPGGVLPTGGNEPATPPGWEQVMRIAGVQMTGEDFFGAADPDVVRLGAEDVPEMTALVEHANPGPFRPRTVELGTYLGLRHEGRLIAMAGERLHPPGWTEISAVCTHADFRGRGLATRLIHAVAHGIRERGEVPFLHTSAENHTAIRLYEQLGFVLRRRVVFGAYQVPVQYAD, translated from the coding sequence ATGCCAACAAAGCCCACTGATCCGTCAGCCCCGTCTCACGTTCTGGACGATCCGGCCCGCGCCTCGCTGCTCGGCACGCACGCGCGCTTCGCCGAATCCGTCGGCGCCGTGCTGCGCTACCACCCGGACGTCTCGATCTTCGTCTCGCTGCCGCCGAACCCCGGCGAGCAGGACTGGCGCGACGCCGCCAAGCTGCTGGGCCCCGGCGGCGTGCTGCCCACCGGCGGCAACGAACCGGCGACGCCGCCGGGCTGGGAGCAGGTCATGCGGATCGCCGGCGTGCAGATGACCGGCGAGGACTTCTTCGGCGCGGCGGATCCGGACGTCGTCCGGCTCGGCGCCGAGGACGTGCCGGAGATGACCGCGCTGGTCGAGCACGCCAACCCCGGACCGTTCCGGCCGCGGACCGTCGAGCTGGGCACCTATCTGGGCCTGCGGCACGAGGGCCGGCTGATCGCGATGGCCGGCGAGCGCCTGCACCCGCCGGGCTGGACCGAGATCAGCGCGGTGTGCACGCACGCCGATTTCCGCGGCCGGGGGCTGGCCACGCGCCTGATCCACGCGGTGGCGCACGGGATCCGCGAACGCGGCGAGGTCCCGTTCCTGCACACCAGCGCCGAGAACCACACCGCGATCCGGCTGTACGAGCAGCTCGGATTCGTGCTGCGGCGGCGGGTGGTGTTCGGGGCTTACCAGGTGCCCGTCCAGTATGCGGACTGA
- a CDS encoding amino acid ABC transporter permease codes for MTDVTERIPLLSAPADDPIPADEHLLAARLVAPRRPGLWVSAALLLVLAAMLVHTLVTNKRFEWPVVRGYFFEHSILHGLELTIWLTAAVLVTGYVLGTAVAAARLSKNPILKSLGFGFVWLIRSVPMLVQLLFWYELASLYPRLSLGIPFGPEFATFKTAHLFGGILAAFVALSLDVAAFSAEIVRGGILAVPAGQVEAAQALGLGRGRIFRRIVLPQAMPAIVPASGNLLIGMLKATSIVSVIAVQDLLYSSQLIYNENFQIIPLLLVATLWYIVLTTVLSIGQYFVERRYARGTNRRGDGFGTLFRRNLPLFGRGGLATGATGATGSGS; via the coding sequence ATGACTGACGTAACGGAGCGAATACCGCTCCTGTCCGCTCCTGCCGACGATCCGATTCCCGCCGACGAACACCTGCTGGCGGCCCGCCTGGTCGCGCCGCGCCGCCCCGGCCTGTGGGTCTCGGCCGCGCTGCTGCTGGTCCTGGCCGCGATGCTGGTCCACACGCTGGTGACCAACAAGCGCTTCGAATGGCCCGTGGTCCGCGGCTACTTCTTCGAGCACTCCATCCTGCACGGCCTGGAGCTCACGATCTGGCTGACCGCCGCGGTCCTGGTCACCGGCTACGTCCTCGGCACCGCGGTGGCCGCCGCGCGGCTGTCGAAGAACCCCATCCTGAAGTCCCTCGGGTTCGGCTTCGTCTGGCTCATCCGCTCGGTGCCGATGCTGGTCCAGCTGCTGTTCTGGTACGAGCTCGCGTCGCTGTATCCCAGGCTGTCGCTGGGGATCCCGTTCGGTCCGGAGTTCGCCACCTTCAAGACCGCGCACCTGTTCGGCGGGATCCTGGCCGCGTTCGTCGCGCTGAGCCTGGACGTCGCCGCGTTCTCCGCCGAGATCGTCCGCGGCGGCATCCTGGCCGTCCCGGCCGGCCAGGTCGAGGCCGCGCAGGCGCTGGGCCTGGGCCGCGGCCGGATCTTCCGGAGGATCGTGCTGCCGCAGGCGATGCCGGCGATCGTGCCGGCCTCGGGGAACCTGCTGATCGGGATGCTGAAGGCGACCTCGATCGTCAGCGTCATCGCGGTGCAGGACCTGCTGTACTCCTCGCAGCTCATCTACAACGAGAACTTCCAGATCATCCCGCTGCTGCTGGTCGCGACGCTGTGGTACATCGTCCTGACCACCGTGCTGTCGATCGGGCAGTACTTCGTCGAACGGCGCTACGCACGCGGGACGAACCGGCGCGGCGACGGCTTCGGCACGCTGTTCCGCCGCAACCTGCCGCTGTTCGGCCGGGGCGGATTGGCCACCGGGGCCACCGGGGCCACCGGGAGCGGGTCGTGA
- a CDS encoding putative leader peptide — MRTENDDLLDERRTCSTIPSISIGIPTRTAREVKALPTATGYYSRRHIDLQRIASALCPAHRRV; from the coding sequence ATGCGGACTGAGAACGACGATCTTCTTGACGAACGCAGGACGTGCTCTACTATCCCCAGTATCTCAATAGGGATTCCGACCAGAACAGCGAGGGAGGTGAAGGCGTTGCCCACCGCCACCGGCTATTACTCGCGGCGCCACATCGACCTGCAGCGCATCGCCAGCGCCCTGTGTCCCGCGCACCGGCGCGTCTGA